The segment CCACATTCAGCTCGGCCTTGCCCTCGGCTCCGATGGCGTTCAGAGACTGTTGCAGGGCGAGATAGGCCTGGTGTTGCTCTTCCGCGGGCAGATCGAAACTCAAGGCTTTGGCCATTTGATCCGCCGTGTTGCCTTGGGCGCCGCCGTACACCATAGACAGCGCGGAAGTGATGCTGTGGGGTGAATAAAACAGGTTTTTCCCGGGCTCGTCGGCCAGGGTGTAAAGATTGAAGGCAAAAGCGTTGTTTTGCGCGCCCAGGCTGGTGTTCACTTCGTCGCTCACCGGCGCGGGGTCGGCTTTCTTCTTGTTGCAGGCGCAGCCAAATCCCAGGCTCAGCACCAGGAGCATCAGCAGCAGCGTTCTAATCTTGATCATCGGGACCTCCATGTCTTGATACAAACAATACTCCCAATCGCGGCCTTTCCGTCAATCTTTTTATTGAAAACCCGCGTCGTCCCAAGTATCAATACGGTATCAATACGGAATCAATACGGATGAAATCCGTATTGATTCCGTATTGATACCGTATTGATATTGGGAGCCAGTCGGGTTTCAGGTGGGAAAAATAGCTGGCGTGGCTAGTCTCCTGAAAATGCTTCCGGAGATGCACCGGAAAGATATTGCTTGACAACAATGGGCAAGGCAAATCCAATGCTGCAATATTATGCATGAAGTGAAAGATTAACAAACCCAAACTCATCACATCAAAGGAGATAACGATGAAAGCAACCAAGTATTTTCTGATCCTGCTGGCTCTGGTGGCCTTGTTCGCCACCGCCTGCAACACCGCCAAAGAGGACGAAGTTGTGGCCGACACCACCGAAGTTGTAACTGAAGAAACCGTGAACCCGATCGACGACTGGACCGGCAAGGTCAAGACCCTGGTGGAAGAATGGGAAGCCAAAGCCGCTGCCGGCGCCAAAATGACCCAGGCCGACCTCGACGCTTTCGTGGCTGCCAAGACCCCCCTGATGGAAGCCATGCAGACCATGGACCTGACCGCCGTCACCGAAGAGCAGACCACCATTATCACCGATCTGAACGCCCGCATGGACAAACTGATCAACGAGACCATCCCCGGAATGATGAAATAAACTGACTTTAGAGCCTATTCAAGCAGAGCCTCCGCAACCCGGAGGCTCTTTTTTGACTCTCTTTCAAAACGAGGGGGTGGGGTGGTGGCCTGGAAAATCAGGTCTGATATGCACGGTGTACGAGGGGTCCCGTCGCGGCTGAAGCCGCGCCTCCACACCCTCGCTATCATTCTGTCGCCCTCCGGTCTGGATGCCACCGGAAGACCCATTCGGTTTGAATGAGAGCCTCTTTTCCACCCCGAATGCAATAGCGATTCGGACAACGACAGAGAGTTGGCAATCTGGGCCGGAGCGCAGCAAAAAAATCCGGCAGCCAGGCTGCCGGACGCGTATCATATTGAGATGGATGTCTTTATCAGACTTCCATGATCTCTTTTTCCTTGCTTTTCTCCACTTCGTCGATCTTCTTCACCCAGTCGTCGGTGAGATCCTGGATCTCCTTGAGGAGTTTTTTTTGTTCGTCTTCGCTGATCTCGTGGTCCTTTTCCATTTTTTTGGCCTGGTCGTTGGCTTCGCGGCGGATGTTGCGGATGGCCACGCGAGCGTCTTCGGCAAGTTTTTTGAGGTTCTTCACGATGTCGCGCCGTTTTTCCTCGGTGAGGGGCTGGAAAGGCAGGCGGATCACATTGCCGTCATTTTCCGGGGTGATGCCCAGGTTGGCGGCGAGGATGGCCTTTTCGATGTCGGCGAGGGTGGTTTTGTCCCAGGGCTGCACCACGATGGTGCGGGGCTCCGGGATGGAGATGTTGCAGAGTTGTTTCACCGGGGTGGGGCTGCCGTAATAGTTGATGCGCACATCATCGAGGATGGAGGCGCTGGCGCGTCCGGTGCGAACCCTGGAGAATTGATGCAGCAAGGCGTCGAAGGACTTCTGCATTTTTTCCTGGGATTGGTTTTTGAGTTGTTCCATATTTACCTCTTGCAGGCGCGGCCTGTCAGGGATGGATATAGGTGCCGTGGCCGGGGCTGGAAATGGCCTGGCAGAGCCCGCCGGGCTTGCCGATGTTGAAGATCTTGATCGGCAGCGCGTTGGCGCGGGCGAGGGAAAAGGCGGTCATGTCCATCACGCCCAGTTTCTGTTCCAGACACTGGTCGTAAGTGGCGTCGGCGATGAATTCGGCCTGGGGGTCGATCTGGGGATCGGCGCTGTAGAGGCCGTCGACTTTGGTGCCCTTGAAGACGATATCCAGCTTGAGCTCGCAGGCGCGCAGGATGGCCGCGGTGTCGGTGGTGAAAAACGGGTTTCCCGTCCCACCGCTGAGGAGGCAGATATTGCCGGCTTCCATGGCCTGAAAGGCGCGCCGGGGCGTGTAATGCTTGGCCACGCTGTCCATGCTGAAGCTGGTGAAGACCTGGGCGGCATAGTTCTTGCGGTTAAGGATCTCGGCCAGATAGAGGGAATTCTGCACGGTGGCGAGCATGCCGATATGGTCGAGGGTAACGCGGTTGAGGCTCTGATTGGCCCAGCTTCCGCCGCGGAAGATGTTTCCCCCGCCCAAAACGATGGCGATGCTGTAGCCAAGGCGCCGGGCTTCGATGATCTCGTCGGTGAGGGCATCGATCACGGCGTCGTCGTAGCCAAATCCCCGGGGTCCGGCGAGCACTTCACCGCTGATCTTCAGCAGCAGGCGGTGGATCTTTTCCGGTTGGTAGGTCATGGCAAAAGCACCAGGCGCAAGCGCGAAGGCTTATTCTCCACCCAAGGCGAAGCGCGTGAAGCGGGCGATCTGGATGTTTTCGCCGGTGCGGGCGATGGCCTCGGTGAGCATGTCTTTCACGGTGCGGCCGGTTTCGTTCACCAGTTCCTGTTCCAGCAGGGAATGCTCGGAGCAGTACTTTTTGATGCTGCCTTCCACGATCATATCCACGATCTCGGGTTTCTTGCCGTCGTTGAGGGCCTTGTTGCGGGCGATCTCGCGCTCTTTGGCGATCACTTCAGGATCGATCTGATCGGCGGAAATGGCCAGGGGATTGGTGGCGGCGATCTGCAGGGCCAGCTCTTCGGCGAGCTGCTTGAACTCGTCGGTGCGGGCCACGAAATCGCTTTCGCAGTTCAGCTCCAGCAGCACGCCCAGCCTGCCGTTGAAGTGGATATAGGAAAAGATGATCCCTTCCTTGGTCTCGCGGAGGGCCTTGCCCTCGGCTTTGGAAATTCCGCGCTCGCGCAGGAATTTGATGGCGGCATCGACGTCGCCGTTGGACTCGAGCAGGGCCTTGCGGCATTCCATCATGCCCACGCCCGTTCTGTCGCGCAGTTCTTTTACCATTTTGGCGGTGACTTCTATCATTTAAAAACTCCTTGGTGGTTTATTGGAGCAGGGAGGGCGGAAACCCTCCCCGCTCGTGAATGTGGGTTATTTTTCCTCTTCCGCGGGGGCTTCGGCTGCAGTTTCTTCCCCAGATTGCTCTGCGGGCTCTTCAGACTGAACTGGCGCGGCGGCGATCTCCACGGTTTCGGGGATGTATTCGGCCGGTGCCTCTTCCTGGGTGTCGGCTCCTTCGGTGGCGATGTTCTTGCCTTCGAGCACGGCGTTGGCCATCACATCTGAGATCAGCTGAATGGCGCGGGTGGCGTCATCGTTCGAGGGGATCACATAGTCGATCAGGTCGGGATCACAGTTGGTGTCCACCATGGCAATGATGGGCACACCCAGGATTCGCGCTTCGTGCACGGCGATCTCTTCATGGCCGGTGTCAACGATGAAGATGGCCCCGGGAACGGCGTCCATATCACGGATCCCGCCCAGGGAGAATTCGATCTTGTCGTGCATGCGTTTCATCTTTTGCTGCTCGAGCTTGGTGTAGTTGTTGATGGTGCCATCGGCCACGATATCCTCGTAGTATTTCATCTTTTCGATGCTTTTGCGGATGGTGGCCATGTTTGTGAGCATGCCGCCGTACCAGCGCTGGTTCACGTAGAAGACGCCTGATTTTTCAGCGGCTTCCCGGATGGCAGCCTGGGCCTGTTTTTTGGTGCCCACGAAGAGGATGTACTCCTGGCGGTTGGCAATTTCCTTCAAAAATTGGTAGGCCTCATTGATCGCGTCAACGGTCTGCTTGAGGTCAATGATGTGAATACCGTTGCGCTTGATGAAGATGTACTTCTTCATCTTCGGGTTCCACTTGAAGGTCTGATGGCCGAAGTGGACTCCCGCTTCCAGTAGTTGTTTCATTGAAACTACGGACATTGATACTCCTTGTATATCTTACGGTTGCTTTTCCGGACCGGGATCTACACAATTCAGAGGAGCAAGCTCCCCACCGCCTTGCAACTCCCGGCGCGGTTTTTTGGGTGAATGGTTCAGGTGGTTCATCTGGCCCGGCAGGGGAGGGGCTTCCTCCCCAAAACCCGGATCAACGTTTGGAGAACTGGAATCTCTTTCTGGCTTTCGGCCTTCCGCTCTTTTTGCGCTCCACCATGCGGGGATCGCGAGTGAGGAAGCCGCGGGCTTTGAGGGCGGGACGGAATTTTTCATCATACTCGATCAGGGCGCGGGAAATACCGTGGCGAATGGCGCCGGCCTGGCCGCTGAGGCCACCGCCGGAGACATTGACATAAACGTCGAAATTCTCGCTCATGCCAAGCTCCTGGAGAGGCTGTTCCACAACCATTTCCAGTGTTTCGCGCTGCAGGTATTTCTTCATCTGCACCTTGTTGATGATGCGCTTGCCGGTTCCGGGTGCGATCCGGACGCGGGCCACGGCGTTTTTCCTTCTGCCAACTGCATCATAAGTTTGCATGCTCATTTCTCCTTGAGGTTGAGTTCCACCGGTTTTTGGGCTTCGTGGGGATGCTCTGTTCCGGTGTAGACTTTGAGTTTCTTGAACATGGCATCTCCCAGAACGGTCTTGGGCATCATGCCGCGCACGGCGTGCTCGATGATCTGGGTGGGATGCTTTTCAAGCATTTTTTGATACGGGATCTCCTTGAGTCCGCTGGGATAGCCGCTGTAGGTCTTGTAGATCTTCTGCAGGCTTTTCAGGCCGGTCACGCGCACCTTGTCGGCGTTGATCACGATCACGTAATCGCCGGTGTCGATATTGCGCACGTAGTAGGGCTTGTTCTTGCCGCAGAGGATGGAGGCCACCCGCGTGGAAAGACGTCCCAAAGGCAGATCCGTGGCGTCGACCACATACCAGGCGCGCTTGATGTCGTCGGGCTTCGGAGTGAGGGTTTTCATCGATTCTCCTTTACAGATTTTTGTACAGAAAGCCACGATTTTGCAGCCGGTGATGGTGTCAAGGATTAAGTTGCCTCAGCCTGGGAAGATGGCTTCCTCCAAACTTTTCTGATGCCCTGTTTGAATACGTGGTCTTGTGGATCAGCCGGTCGATCCCATCTCCCTGCCCAGGGTGATCAGGGTGATGGAAAAAGCCGCGCAGACCATGGCCACTGTGATCAGGGTTACGATCAGGTAGGGTATCTCTTCCACGTTCCACTCCAGCAAGGAGAGCAGTTCTATCACTCCGATGACGAGGACCGCCGTTCCCAGCAAAGCCCAGATCACACCCAGGATGATCTGCAAGAGGCCGCTCCGGACCGCTTCGGGTGATCCGGATTTGTGGTTGGCAAGGTTTCTGGCTCCGCTGATCAAAGCCCCCAGGCTGATGATCATGGACACCCCAAAACCAAGATAGAGGCTGATGATCAGATCTGGTTCCCACTCAGACGCGTCCATCATGGCCATAAAGAAGGCCAGGCCCAGCACCAGGAACAGGATCTCCCAAAACAGACTCCAGCCTTTGGCATAGCTCAGTTTCGCGCCGCGGCCGCTCCAGACTCGGGAGGTTTGTTCAGCCTCCTGGCCGGCTTCGCGGACAGGGGTGTCCTGAAACCGGAAGCCGCGCCGGACCATTTCCGCCCGGATTGCTGTGAAATCCACGCTGCCCACGTCGTAGAGTTCATAAAGCCGCGTGAGTTCCTGATTGGAAATGGTGCTCAGGTTGCCCGTGCTGTCATCCCTGTTGTAGTCGCTCATCATATGCTCCCAAATGTATTGTTTCCTTAATGTTTTCGAATCAGAATTGCGTTTCCAGCCACTTCACCAAAGCGGGAAATTCCCGGAAAGTAGCAGCGGCGATCAGGTCCCCGGTGTTGCCAGGTTTCAGCCCGAGTTCTTTCAGCCGCTGGCAGAGCCGGATCAGCTGCTGCTCGAGTTCGTCATAGTAGGCCTGGGTTTCGGGATCGAGCGGCCCCTCGAGGTAGCGGCTTTCGAAGCCTTGCACGCTGTGGTAGATCTCGAAATAGAGGAGTTCGGCCAATTCCTCCTGCCAGAGTCCGATATCGAAACCCTGGCTCAGGAAAGAGTTGATGGTTTCATCCTCCTCGTTGAATACCGCGATGTAAAACCGGTTCCAGTCTTGGGGATCGATCACCTCGGGCGTGTACTCGTCTGCAATCGTGACCTCGGAAGATATCTCTTCCTCCCAAAGCGGCTCTGGGTTTGAGGCGCAGCCCCAGAGCAAGGCCAGGATCAGCATTGGCAATATAATTCCGCGCATCTTCAACTCCCGCAAACTCATTCTGCTGTGGGGATCGTCGCGGGCTCCAGCAGCTGCCGCCAGTATTCGTGCTCTTCCAGGGGCAGGACCTCACAGGGCAGGTCCCAGCCGACCAGCCAGCGCCGCAGCGTTTCCAGCACGGGATATTCGGTGAAGAAATGCCCGGCGTCGATCACTGGAATGCCCGATTCCAGCAGCACGTGATAGCCCAGGTCGCCGCTGATGAACAGCTCCGCGCGGCCCTCAGCGTTTGGCAGCACGGAGGCCCCGGCCCCGCCGCAGACGGCGATCCGGCTGATCCTGGATCCGGGCTCCACTCCCGCGGTCCACAGACGCGGCCGCGGACAGCGCAAGCGCTCTGAGACCAGTTTGGTGATCTCGCTCAAACTCAGGCTGGACGGCAGTTTGCCGATCAAACCCAGGCCGTGGCCGGGATCGGGGCTGGCCACCGGAAACCAGTAAACCAGCGGGGTCTCGTAGGGATGGCTGTTTTTTACGGCCGCGAGCACGTTGCGCAGAGAGGCCTCGTTCACCATGAACTCCAGCTCTTCCTCCGAGACGGTGGTCCGGGTCTGGCCCAAGACACCGGGGATGAAGGGTTTGGCGCTCTCGCCGGCTTCAAAGGTGCCGGTTACATGGTGGCGGGCCGAACAGGATCTGTAGTTGCCGATCCTGCCGCCTCCAGCCGCGAACACCGCCTCCGCCACCTTGTTCGTGTGCCCGATCGGCACGGTTACGGAAAGATGATACCACTTGCCTCCCTGTTCGCTGCTGAGCAATTCCGTAACCTGCAATCCCAGTTTCTCTGCCAGGGCCTGGTTCACGCCATCCGCCGCCACATCCAGATTGGTGTGCAGGCAGATCACGGCGATCCTGTGTTCGGCCAGCTTGAGCAGCAAAGGATCGCTGAAGCGCTTGAGGGGCCGGAAGATCAGCGGATGGTGGGACAGGATCAGGTCCGCCCCGATCTCCAAAGCTTTGTGCACCGCGTTGGGAGTGACATCCAGGGTTATCAGGGCTTTCTGAAAACTTCTTGTCGCATCCCCCAGCAGCAGGCCTACGTTGTCCCATTCCAAGGCCAGGGAAGCCGGCGCCTTGGTTTCCAGCCGGGCCAGCAATTCCGATATCTGCATTTGCCACCTCTTTTGGTAGATTCTCAGTTTAGCTATCAATGGTTTCATTCGAGTGGCAAAGCGTTCAGACGTCAAGCGAAATCTCAGCCGGGGCGGAAAGGTTTGGGCGGGAAGCGGGAAAATCCTTGACCAAAAACATATCCGCCTGACAGTTGTTTGCAGATGTTTCGGAACTCCGGAAGTTCCCAAACGCATACAGGGAGAAGACCATGAAAAAAGTATTGATCGTTTTGGCTGCGCTGCTGCTGCTCGCTGGCGTGGCTCAGGCCAAGCTGATTTATGGACTGCGGTCCGGCCTCAACGTTTCCAAGCTGGAGCTCAGCTTAGACGGCAGCATCGACACCCGCAGCGCCCTGGGCCTGCACATCGGTGGCTTCATCCAGCTCAAGACAGATTCGCCGCTCATCATCCAGCCGGAATTGCTCTACACTCAAAAAGGCACCGGCGCTAACGTTGACGACGTGGTCACCATCGACTACATTGCCCTGCCGGTGCTGCTAAAACTGAACGTGCTGATCCCCGGCGTCCAGGACCTCTACCTGCAGCCGTTGATCGCGCCGGAAATGGGCTATGCCATCAAAGCCACCTCCACCTACAATCCTCTCTTCCACGAAAGTGTGAACAAACTCAACGCCGGCTTCAACCTCGGCGCCGACCTCATCTATACCGAAGACTACTTCCTGGGCCTGCGCTACTATCTGGGCATGACCGACCTGCTCAGCAGTGCCAAACGTCCTCCCATTTCCAACACCTGCTGGACCATCAGCGTGGGATACATGTTCTAAAGCCCGAGCCCGGCTTGCCCCGTCACGCGAGCCGGTTTCAGGAAAAAGCCTGATATCAAAAAAGCCCCGGAGCAGTCCGGGGCTTTGGCTTATCTGATGTTTTCAGTTTATTTCAGGATCACCATCTTCCGGGTCTGGTTGAGGGAAGGGGTGCTGAGTTTGTAGAAATAGACTCCGCTGCTGCAGGCTTTGCCGTTGGCATCGGTGCCGTTCCAGTTGATGGTGTGGCTGCCTTCGCCAACGCTGTAGCTTCTCACCACCTGGCCCGCGAGGTTGAGGATGGTCAGGGTTCCGGTCTCGCCGGCTTTGACGTCCAGCCCGATGCTGGTGCTGCCGCTGGCTTTGAAGGGGTTGGGATAGGCGTTTTTCAAGGCGCTGGTTTCGGGATTCACGGGAGGCACATCACCCTGAACGGTTATGCTAACGGGTCCGAAGAACTGGCTGGTGAAAGAATCCACGCTTTCCAACCAATAATAGTAGCTGTGGCCGATCTCAACTTCGGGGTCGCTCACGCTGTAGCTGTGCTGCTCGCTGGTGTTGGTGGCGGGAATCAGTACAGGTGTGATCAGAAGGGAGCCGGTCTGGTCAGCGCTTTCGTTGCGATAGACACGGTAGCCCATCAGGTTCGTCTCGGACTGGGAGGTCCAGCTGATCTGCACATCGTTGGTGGCGGAGAGGGTGGCGGTGAAACCGCTCAGCTCCACGGGCGTGTAGCCGTCTTCGCTAATGATGATCTCGAACTCGTAAGAGGAGGACAGCGGGGGGGTGCCGTCGTCGGTGGCGATGATGGTTACCAGATGAACTCCTATGT is part of the Candidatus Cloacimonadota bacterium genome and harbors:
- a CDS encoding Nif3-like dinuclear metal center hexameric protein, which codes for MQISELLARLETKAPASLALEWDNVGLLLGDATRSFQKALITLDVTPNAVHKALEIGADLILSHHPLIFRPLKRFSDPLLLKLAEHRIAVICLHTNLDVAADGVNQALAEKLGLQVTELLSSEQGGKWYHLSVTVPIGHTNKVAEAVFAAGGGRIGNYRSCSARHHVTGTFEAGESAKPFIPGVLGQTRTTVSEEELEFMVNEASLRNVLAAVKNSHPYETPLVYWFPVASPDPGHGLGLIGKLPSSLSLSEITKLVSERLRCPRPRLWTAGVEPGSRISRIAVCGGAGASVLPNAEGRAELFISGDLGYHVLLESGIPVIDAGHFFTEYPVLETLRRWLVGWDLPCEVLPLEEHEYWRQLLEPATIPTAE
- the pyrH gene encoding UMP kinase, translated to MTYQPEKIHRLLLKISGEVLAGPRGFGYDDAVIDALTDEIIEARRLGYSIAIVLGGGNIFRGGSWANQSLNRVTLDHIGMLATVQNSLYLAEILNRKNYAAQVFTSFSMDSVAKHYTPRRAFQAMEAGNICLLSGGTGNPFFTTDTAAILRACELKLDIVFKGTKVDGLYSADPQIDPQAEFIADATYDQCLEQKLGVMDMTAFSLARANALPIKIFNIGKPGGLCQAISSPGHGTYIHP
- a CDS encoding PorT family protein — encoded protein: MKKVLIVLAALLLLAGVAQAKLIYGLRSGLNVSKLELSLDGSIDTRSALGLHIGGFIQLKTDSPLIIQPELLYTQKGTGANVDDVVTIDYIALPVLLKLNVLIPGVQDLYLQPLIAPEMGYAIKATSTYNPLFHESVNKLNAGFNLGADLIYTEDYFLGLRYYLGMTDLLSSAKRPPISNTCWTISVGYMF
- the rpsB gene encoding 30S ribosomal protein S2, with translation MSVVSMKQLLEAGVHFGHQTFKWNPKMKKYIFIKRNGIHIIDLKQTVDAINEAYQFLKEIANRQEYILFVGTKKQAQAAIREAAEKSGVFYVNQRWYGGMLTNMATIRKSIEKMKYYEDIVADGTINNYTKLEQQKMKRMHDKIEFSLGGIRDMDAVPGAIFIVDTGHEEIAVHEARILGVPIIAMVDTNCDPDLIDYVIPSNDDATRAIQLISDVMANAVLEGKNIATEGADTQEEAPAEYIPETVEIAAAPVQSEEPAEQSGEETAAEAPAEEEK
- the rplM gene encoding 50S ribosomal protein L13, which gives rise to MKTLTPKPDDIKRAWYVVDATDLPLGRLSTRVASILCGKNKPYYVRNIDTGDYVIVINADKVRVTGLKSLQKIYKTYSGYPSGLKEIPYQKMLEKHPTQIIEHAVRGMMPKTVLGDAMFKKLKVYTGTEHPHEAQKPVELNLKEK
- the rpsI gene encoding 30S ribosomal protein S9 — translated: MSMQTYDAVGRRKNAVARVRIAPGTGKRIINKVQMKKYLQRETLEMVVEQPLQELGMSENFDVYVNVSGGGLSGQAGAIRHGISRALIEYDEKFRPALKARGFLTRDPRMVERKKSGRPKARKRFQFSKR
- the tsf gene encoding translation elongation factor Ts, which encodes MIEVTAKMVKELRDRTGVGMMECRKALLESNGDVDAAIKFLRERGISKAEGKALRETKEGIIFSYIHFNGRLGVLLELNCESDFVARTDEFKQLAEELALQIAATNPLAISADQIDPEVIAKEREIARNKALNDGKKPEIVDMIVEGSIKKYCSEHSLLEQELVNETGRTVKDMLTEAIARTGENIQIARFTRFALGGE
- the frr gene encoding ribosome recycling factor; this encodes MEQLKNQSQEKMQKSFDALLHQFSRVRTGRASASILDDVRINYYGSPTPVKQLCNISIPEPRTIVVQPWDKTTLADIEKAILAANLGITPENDGNVIRLPFQPLTEEKRRDIVKNLKKLAEDARVAIRNIRREANDQAKKMEKDHEISEDEQKKLLKEIQDLTDDWVKKIDEVEKSKEKEIMEV